The window CCGGAGCATGTCAATCCGCGGTTCGACGCGGTGATGCAGGCGCTGCTCGACGACGCCCCGCCCTCGCCGGTTCCGCCGCTGAGCATCCGTGCCGGCGACGTGTCGGCGGGAAGCCGATCCGGCGGCGCAGAGCCCGTGATCGCCTGTCTGGGGCATCTGCATCCCGCCGCAAACGGCCTGTGGTCGGAAACCATGCCTGCGGAAGAGGTGCGGGAACGGCTCTGCCGGCTGGTCGGCACGCTTCTGGCGGAGACCCCCTGCCGCCTGATCCTGACCAGCTATGCCGCCGGCCTGCCGGCGCTCTGCGACCGTTACGGCGAAGCGGTGGCGAACGGACGGCTGGTCCTCCACGCCATCGACCATGAACAGCTCCAGGGCGGACAGGATGCGGAAGGCCAGCCGGACGCGGTGGCCCTGATGCTGGAGACCGCCGCCGGGACAGTAGCCGGGACCGCTGCCGAGGCGACGCCGGCGACGGAACGGTTGACCGACGCCCTGCTCCGCCTGCGCTGTCTGCAACGGCTCGACGGCGATCCCGACATCGCCGCCGTCGTCGTCCCCGGCGGGGGGCTGTTTCCCGAAGCCGTATCGCTCTCCAAGCCCGCGATCCTGTTTCTTCCGCAGGCCGTCGCCATCTCCGCCGCCACGGCCTCCCCGGCCGAGCGGCGGCGGACCGACCTGCTGGCCCGCCGGGCCACCCTGCTGCTGACCGATGCGCCGGGCATGGCGGACTGGCTCGCCCACCGGTTCGGCCTGCCGCCGGCACGGGTCGCCTGGGTGCCGCTGCCCGAGGAGTTGCCCAAGGAGCTTTTGAAGGAGTTGCCCACCGACGGCCATCCCTTGGCGGATGACGCCCTGCTGGAGACCTCCGGAACGGCACCCCTCCTGTATGCGCCGAGCAGCGGCTCCAGCCCGGACGAGCAGGCCCTTCTGCTGGCCACCTTCAGCCTTCTTCTCGAAACCCACCCCACCGCCCGCCTGCTGATCGGAGCCTCGTCACCGACGGTCGAGCCGGAGGCAAGGCGGGTGGCGGCGCGGCTGGGAGTGGAGGGGAGCGTGCTGTGGACCGCGGCAGCCGATCCCAGGCTGGAACGCCGGCTGTTCGGGCAGGCCGCCGCATTGTGCATCGGCTCGGGAGCGGGCGCAGGGAGAGAGCTGGGCCGTCAGTCCGTCGGCGCCCGAACCGTCAGGCTGGACGCCATGGACGGCGACATCGACCTGCTGGCGGATGCTCTCCTGAGAGCGCTGGATGCGGCGCCGAAATCATCCCCCGATCCCGCATCGCCCGCAAGCGGCGAGCCGGCTCCGCCGCACGGCGACGGCTTGGACCGGCTGCTCCAGATCGTGAAGCCGCTGGACGGCGGCCCGACCGATGCAGGCTGAGGACATGGCGATGACGCGACGCAAGCCGGTCGGCCTCTTCGTCAATACGGAAAAGGCCAATTGCAGCATCTACGAATCCGGCCTGATGGTGTACCGGGCGCTTGCCCAGGGCTCCGACTGGACGCTGGACTATGCGGAGATCCACCAGCTCGACATCGCGGCGCTCCACGACCTCAGGCTGGAGGCGAAGCCTGGAACCGGCCTGTCGCTGAAGCCCGCCGGGGCTTATGATTTCTGGGTCTTCAACTACCATCACCTGACGATGCGGGGGGCGGCCCTGCTGGATTCCGGCCGGCTGCGCCCGCTCGGCGGCCTCAAATTCTGCATCGTCCTGGAAGTCGCCCGTGACGATGCGTTCGTCCATGCGCCACGCGGCGATTTCGACGGCTATCTCGTGCTCGATCCCACCATTGGCGATACGGATCCCGCCGTCCATCCCTTCCCCCGCCCGCTGGAAGCCGTCACGCCATCGGCCCGGCCGGTGGAGGCGGGACTGCCCGTCATCGGCAGCTTCGGTTTCGGAACGCCGGGCAAGGGGTTCGAGATCGTCGTCGACGCGGTCAACCGCGAGTTCGACCGCGCGGTCATCCGCATAAACATCCCCCCCGCGACCTATGCCGACGAGTATTTCTTCGGTCTGCACGGCCGCAATTACGCCGAATATCTGGGTGACCTCTGCCGCAAGGTGGCGAAGCCCGGCATCGAAGTCCGCGTTTCACACCGGTTCTTCACCAAGGAGGAGCTGGTGGAGTGGTGTGCGGGGAACACGCTCAACTGCTTCATGTACACCCGGAACCAGCCGGGACTGGCGGCGACGACCGACCAGGCGGTGGCGACCGGCCGCCCGCTCGCGGTGTCGACGAACGACACGTTCCGCCATCTCCACCGCTATGTCACGCCATATCCCTACCGGTCGCTGCGCGATTCCATTGCCCTTTCCGGAGCGGAGGTCCAGCGCATGCGGCGCGACTGGGCACCGGACCGCAACGTCACGGCCTTCCGCAACATCCTCGCCGATCATGGATTGCTCGACCGGAGCCCCGTAAGCGTTGGCATGAGCGGCGGCAGCGAACTCTCCGGCAGCCCCCTCCCCGGCGGCACCGGCACGCGCATGTCCAGAAAGCTGTCCCATTCCCTTGCCGCCCTGCGCCGCCCCCGCGTGCTGCTGCTCGACATCTGCGACGACGGGTCGCCGCTGGAGGGGCTGGGCGGGCACGCCATCGACTTCATGCGCCACTCCGACCGCTTCACCTTCCTGCACGCGCGATGCACCCGTCTGGCGACCCTCCCCGCCATCCTGCGCGCCCAGCAGGACCTGGACGCGATCGTCGTCGACGCCGGGCTCTCCCGAAACATCCAGCCGCTCGCCGGGATCCTGTCGGCGGTGGTGGGCGTGCACCGGTTCGGCTGCTGGCACGGCCGGATCGAGGCGTTGGCGGGCTGGCCGCTGCTCCGGGGCCTGGACCATGTGCTGGTCACCGGCGGGATACCCGATCCCTGGAACGGCTCGCTGAGCCATATCGGCCGCATGGTGCCCGACCTGACCAACGTGAAGCTGCCGCCCAGCGACCGGATGCGCGTCGGTGGCGTTCTGGCGGACGCCGATCCCGGCGCCATCCGCCGGATCGTCGAGATGGTCCGCGATCTCGGGCCATGCGAGATCGCCCTGTTGCCGATCCTCGACGAGACCGCGATGGGGCAGGTCGAGGCGGCTCTGGACGGCGTCCGCCCATCGGCCAAAGCGGCCGGCATCACGCTGGACCTGCTGCCTCGGCCGGGTTCGGCAGCCGAACTCTGCGACGTCTTCGCCACCAACAGCATGAATGTCTTCATCCACGGGACGGAGCATGACGAGCGGCTTGCCCGCTGCATGGATCTTGCCCTGTCCGTCCAGCGGCCGCTGGCGACGACGGTGGATGGCGCCGGACGCCGTTTCGCCGGATCGCCGCTCGCCCTTGGCGAACGCAGCCTCGCCGCCATTGCCCGCGGCGACCTTTCCGGCCTGGCTCCATTCTGCAACGACTGGAGCGTCGGGCGCTTCAGGATGCGGCTGGAGGCCGCTCTCAGCCCGCGTTTCGGCTGGCCGGGTCATGACCTGCATGTCCCCTCGGCCGGATGATGCCGGCCGAGGGGCGTGCGGCTTTCACGGGAAGGCGATCCGCCCAAGCCAGCTCTTCACGCCGTTCGTCAGGCGCGCCTCCTTGGCGAGCGTCGCCAGATACAGGAGGTATTTCGCTTTGACGGAGGGTTCCATGGGGTGTTCCGGCACCAGCACCAGCGGCTTGACCTCCCCGTCGCGCGGCCCGAAATCGACGCGCAGGGAGAAGCGGATGAACGCCGCATCGTCGAGCGACATCAGCATCCTGAACAGCGACCGGGATGGGATGCGCGTCTGAAGCTCCTTATGCAGGAACACCTGTTTCGGATCGAAAACGTCGATTTCGGCGAGGGCTTCCATGCAGGCCAGCCACGCCTCAGACTTGCGCTCCCGGTTGAAGGGGGAGGTCGCAAGCTCCTTGATGATGAGCTTGCGGGCCTCCGGGGTCTGGCGGGTCGCCAGCCAGTCCATATAGCCCTTCCTGAAACTCTCCTCGGCCGGGCGATCGAGAAGAAGGTGGAAACACAGTTCCACGAAATTCTCGATGTCGGCCTTCAGAAGGGTCTGGTATTTCTGCAGGCACTCCTCAAGAACCGGGTCCGTCAGCTCCTGCAGGCCTCCCGCCTCCGCGAAATCGTCCGGGGAAAGGCGCCGCCTGGGCTCCATGTCATAGGGAAGCCCCGGATGGGCCCGGTGGAACAGGACGCCGCGGATCCATTTCCGGAGTTCCCCGGCACCACGGGCCTGGATGAATTCATCGCTGGACGCGATGAGCAGCAAAAGATCGAGCTTGTCCTGCAAGACCTTCTCCGCGGTCCTCGACCAGCCGGCCATTTCCGAACCACGGGCCCTGCGCCCGAAAAGCTCCACGAAGCAGGCATCGATGAAGGCCGGACCATCCTGGCCAAGGATGCGGTCGATCGCCCGCGCAGTTTCGAACCGCTCCCGGAAGCAGATGACGGGAGACGCCGCCTGACCATCGAGCCCGGTTTCCGGCTCGGCCCTCTCCCCGGAGCCGTGGACCCACCCCGCGACTTTGGCCGTGACGTCGCCCCAGCCCGGCAACCGGCTCCGGTCGATGTCCTGGCGCCTGGCCCTCGCAACCTCCGGATCGAGAAGGCTGCGCACCGCGGCGGCCAGCGTGTCGATGCCGACATCGATGGCCAGCACGCCGCCCAGGGCGGTTTCCAGGGCGGGCAGGGTCTTGGAAACGATTGCCGGGATGCCGGCACGCAGGCCCTCCAGAACCGGCAGGCCGAACCCCTCTCCCAGATACAGCAGCCCCGTTGCGTATCGGAGGATCTCGCCCATCTCCCCATCGGAGACGCATCGCTCCCATGAGAACAGCGGCTGATCGCGGCAAAGCGCCTCCAGACGCTCCACCTCCTGCGGAGCGATGGCGCCGGCCTGTCCGACGAAGGTCAGGCGGACCGTAAGACCGGATTTCCACATCGTCTCGAAGAGGTCGAGGACCAGGAAATGGTTGTTGCGCCGGGCGACGGTCCCGACGCACACGAACTCCGGCCGCCGACTGTCGGGGGTGCAGGTCACATCCCCGATCGCGTCCGCCCCACCGCCGATGATGATGGGAGTCCGCAGGTTCCGCTTCGCGACGAGCGCTTCGAAGTCTCTTTGCCTTCCGCGCGAGGAGAAAGCGATGTTCTCCAGACGCCGCAGAATACGGACATGGCCGTCGGAGGAGTCCGCCGCCCCCGGCAACGGATCGGACTCGTGGCAGATGGCGTACAGTTTCCCGGGTCTTGTCGATACGACCGTCTCATAGAAACCGATCTGCTGGTCGCAACAGGCCACTCCGACCAGCAGGATGCCGTCGCAGGCATCGATCTGGCTCTCCGTCACCACCTCCAGACGATTGTCGATATAGGATACAAGTTCCCGGGAAAGCCCGGCATCCCTGCCCTCATCGGCGAACTGGAAGAGGGCTTCGACGGACTTCAGGACGTCGAATGAAATCATGTGCATGGTGGATTTCTCGTCCACCACCGCCGGAACGAGGATCCTGTCTTTCGGCCAGTGATGCATCAATTCGGCCATGGTTCTCTGGACACCACCACGGGACGGGTTGGACAGAAAACACGTCAAATCGAACAGCACCGCGTTCCTGGTCGAAAAACTACGCATAAAACCCTCTGACGGACCGGCAGGAAACCCGGCAAGGCAGTCCGGCTCCGCCGCCAGGTCAAGGCACGGAAGCTAGCACAGGACCTGCGCTCTATCGATAATCCCCGGCATCGCCGACAGCCATGCCCATGGCCGGCGATCTGTGGATATCTGCACATGAAGCGCTCCAACAAGGAGTCATTTTTTGAATAAAAAGAAAGCGCACATAATAGAATGCGCGCCTTCTCGTTTATACGGACTATTACCATCCCTTTCGGAACAGGCGGCGCTTTTCGCGCCCTCTGTCTTCAGATGATCTCGATTTCCGGGAAGGGAATGATCATCTTGCCGCCGCGGGCGAAGAATGCCTGCTCGCGCTGGACGACGCCTTCCTTGAAGTGCCAGGGCAGCAGCAGGAAATAATCCGG is drawn from Azospirillum sp. TSH100 and contains these coding sequences:
- a CDS encoding glycosyltransferase, with the translated sequence MRSFSTRNAVLFDLTCFLSNPSRGGVQRTMAELMHHWPKDRILVPAVVDEKSTMHMISFDVLKSVEALFQFADEGRDAGLSRELVSYIDNRLEVVTESQIDACDGILLVGVACCDQQIGFYETVVSTRPGKLYAICHESDPLPGAADSSDGHVRILRRLENIAFSSRGRQRDFEALVAKRNLRTPIIIGGGADAIGDVTCTPDSRRPEFVCVGTVARRNNHFLVLDLFETMWKSGLTVRLTFVGQAGAIAPQEVERLEALCRDQPLFSWERCVSDGEMGEILRYATGLLYLGEGFGLPVLEGLRAGIPAIVSKTLPALETALGGVLAIDVGIDTLAAAVRSLLDPEVARARRQDIDRSRLPGWGDVTAKVAGWVHGSGERAEPETGLDGQAASPVICFRERFETARAIDRILGQDGPAFIDACFVELFGRRARGSEMAGWSRTAEKVLQDKLDLLLLIASSDEFIQARGAGELRKWIRGVLFHRAHPGLPYDMEPRRRLSPDDFAEAGGLQELTDPVLEECLQKYQTLLKADIENFVELCFHLLLDRPAEESFRKGYMDWLATRQTPEARKLIIKELATSPFNRERKSEAWLACMEALAEIDVFDPKQVFLHKELQTRIPSRSLFRMLMSLDDAAFIRFSLRVDFGPRDGEVKPLVLVPEHPMEPSVKAKYLLYLATLAKEARLTNGVKSWLGRIAFP